From Chloroflexi bacterium ADurb.Bin180, the proteins below share one genomic window:
- the hypB gene encoding Hydrogenase isoenzymes nickel incorporation protein HypB, with protein MKVSVVQGILSANDQLAAENRDQLRRHGICTVNIMASPGSGKTSLILRTLEGLAGRQRVGVVEGDIASTVDADRVAACGVPVVQINTGGQCHLDAPMMRKALGQLPLEQLDLILVENVGNLICPVDFKLGEDLNVMIASVPEGDDKPYKYPGIFLAVDAVVINKVDLLPYVHFDMAAFRKLVSGMNPDVCLFEVSCETGQGIDEWVAWIIEQREKRRRT; from the coding sequence GTGAAGGTATCGGTTGTGCAGGGCATTCTGAGCGCGAACGATCAGCTTGCTGCGGAGAATCGAGATCAGCTCCGACGCCATGGTATTTGCACGGTCAACATCATGGCTTCTCCAGGCAGCGGCAAGACTAGCCTCATCTTGCGTACCCTCGAGGGGCTGGCAGGTCGACAGAGGGTCGGCGTGGTCGAAGGCGACATCGCATCGACGGTGGACGCGGACCGAGTGGCTGCTTGTGGCGTGCCCGTTGTCCAGATCAACACTGGCGGCCAGTGCCACCTGGATGCACCGATGATGCGCAAGGCGCTGGGCCAGCTTCCGCTGGAGCAGCTCGACCTCATTCTGGTGGAGAACGTTGGCAACCTCATTTGCCCGGTAGATTTCAAACTCGGTGAGGACCTCAACGTGATGATCGCGTCGGTACCAGAGGGCGATGACAAGCCCTACAAGTACCCGGGCATCTTTCTGGCCGTGGATGCAGTGGTTATCAACAAGGTGGACCTGCTGCCGTACGTGCATTTCGATATGGCGGCGTTCCGCAAGCTGGTATCGGGAATGAATCCCGATGTGTGTCTGTTTGAGGTGTCCTGCGAGACGGGGCAGGGCATCGATGAGTGGGTGGCATGGATCATCG
- the mobA gene encoding putative molybdenum cofactor guanylyltransferase translates to MAAISAVVLAGGKSQRLGIDKTLLRLDGVWLLERIVEQLRTLSDDVLVVANEPYKLAPLGVPIVPDQQVGIGPLAGILAGLAAMQHQVGLFVACDMPLLNRRLLRYMARLSADVDVVIPRNGSETEPLHSCYSKACVEPIAAVLEQGQRRVIHFFDRVRVRYVDPDEVAAFDPQGLSLFNINRPEDLQRAQLLLRQARQVQGAADPGAGQSARMRTLVIGYGNRDRGDDGVGLDIVQRLRGELGVQPLADGESGLERRGGGIDAVFLPQLVPQLVDLLVDYQQVVFVDAHTRPDVTGLHCAAIQPGSAVAAFAHHLGPAVLLALVERLRRQRIPAFAVSVRAYEMGFEQRLSARTATGVAPAVETILDLIDANTVGWPSDNPGKS, encoded by the coding sequence GCTGGCGGAAAAAGTCAGCGGCTGGGTATCGACAAGACGCTGCTGCGGCTGGACGGTGTCTGGCTGCTCGAGCGGATCGTTGAGCAACTGCGCACGCTGAGCGATGACGTGTTGGTGGTGGCCAACGAGCCATACAAGCTTGCGCCTCTCGGGGTGCCGATTGTGCCGGACCAACAGGTGGGCATCGGCCCTCTGGCCGGAATCCTGGCGGGCCTGGCAGCCATGCAGCACCAGGTGGGCCTGTTCGTCGCCTGCGACATGCCCCTGCTCAACAGGCGCCTGCTGCGGTACATGGCGCGACTGTCGGCCGACGTCGACGTGGTTATTCCGCGCAATGGCAGCGAGACCGAGCCCCTGCACTCGTGTTATAGCAAGGCCTGCGTGGAACCGATAGCCGCGGTGCTGGAGCAAGGCCAGAGAAGGGTTATCCACTTCTTTGACCGAGTCCGAGTACGGTACGTCGATCCGGACGAGGTAGCCGCTTTTGACCCGCAAGGGCTGTCGCTCTTTAACATCAATCGGCCGGAGGACCTGCAAAGAGCGCAACTGTTGCTCCGTCAGGCCCGGCAGGTGCAGGGCGCGGCTGACCCTGGCGCCGGGCAGAGTGCAAGGATGCGCACGTTGGTGATCGGCTACGGAAACCGGGACCGCGGAGACGACGGGGTTGGCCTGGACATCGTGCAGCGCCTGCGCGGCGAGCTCGGCGTTCAGCCCCTTGCTGACGGAGAATCGGGCCTCGAGCGGCGGGGCGGCGGCATCGATGCGGTGTTCCTGCCGCAGCTCGTGCCACAGTTGGTTGACCTTCTTGTCGACTACCAGCAGGTGGTCTTTGTCGACGCTCATACTCGGCCGGACGTGACCGGGTTGCACTGTGCCGCGATCCAACCCGGCTCAGCAGTGGCCGCTTTTGCCCACCACCTGGGCCCCGCGGTTCTGCTGGCGCTGGTCGAGCGATTGCGGCGGCAACGGATTCCGGCCTTTGCCGTGTCCGTGAGGGCCTACGAAATGGGCTTTGAGCAGCGCCTATCGGCACGTACTGCCACCGGCGTAGCACCGGCTGTGGAAACGATCCTTGACCTGATCGATGCGAACACGGTCGGCTGGCCGTCGGACAACCCGGGAAAGAGCTGA
- the hypA gene encoding Hydrogenase/urease nickel incorporation protein HypA — protein sequence MHELSITQSILNIVNEHAQRAGAAKVTTINLTVGELTGFVDDSLQFYFEMLSPGTLAEGARLNITRVPATVRCRACGSEFHLQGLQWICPQCQAVGGDVLRGREFQVESIEVVQGEAK from the coding sequence GTGCACGAACTGTCGATCACCCAGAGCATCTTGAACATTGTGAACGAGCACGCACAGCGTGCCGGCGCAGCGAAAGTGACGACGATCAACCTCACTGTGGGGGAACTGACCGGGTTTGTCGATGATTCGCTGCAGTTCTACTTTGAGATGTTGAGTCCAGGCACCCTGGCCGAGGGCGCCAGGTTGAACATCACGCGGGTGCCGGCCACAGTGCGGTGCCGGGCCTGTGGGTCCGAGTTCCACCTGCAAGGTCTGCAGTGGATCTGCCCCCAGTGCCAGGCCGTTGGCGGCGACGTACTGCGCGGCCGCGAGTTCCAGGTCGAGAGCATAGAAGTAGTTCAGGGGGAAGCGAAGTGA